The following coding sequences are from one Limisphaerales bacterium window:
- the def gene encoding peptide deformylase: MVLPLTIYGNPVLREKGARVERITPELEEFISNMFETMEEYRGIGLAAQQVGRAIQLTVIDIRAAENRPSTLEIDGETADPNSLMPLVLINPEVMPLNDPVSGAEGCLSFPEIYGDVTRPEKVSVKAEDARGEPIEFVCGGLLARCVQHETDHLHGILFIDRMDRASKTDELREDLEFLQNETKAALK, encoded by the coding sequence ATGGTTTTGCCGCTGACTATTTATGGCAACCCCGTGCTGCGCGAGAAGGGCGCACGGGTGGAAAGGATAACGCCTGAGCTGGAGGAATTCATCAGCAATATGTTCGAGACGATGGAGGAATATCGCGGCATCGGCCTCGCTGCGCAGCAAGTGGGGCGTGCAATTCAGCTCACGGTGATTGATATTCGCGCTGCCGAGAATCGACCGAGCACGCTGGAAATTGATGGCGAAACGGCGGATCCAAATTCGCTGATGCCGCTGGTGCTGATCAATCCCGAAGTAATGCCGCTCAACGACCCTGTCAGCGGTGCCGAAGGCTGCCTGAGTTTTCCGGAAATTTATGGCGACGTCACGCGCCCGGAAAAAGTCAGCGTTAAAGCCGAAGACGCCCGCGGTGAACCCATTGAGTTCGTCTGCGGCGGCTTGCTCGCACGCTGCGTCCAACACGAGACCGATCATCTGCACGGCATTTTGTTTATCGACCGTATGGATCGCGCGTCAAAGACCGACGAGCTGAGGGAGGACTTGGAGTTTCTGCAAAATGAAACGAAGGCGGCGCTCAAATAA
- a CDS encoding ParB/RepB/Spo0J family partition protein has product MAKTGLGRGLGALLGTQKETPPSVPAAPDAATPALAPVAEGERVLRLHWKKLKPCPLQPRKEFNREALEGLAESIKANGIIQPLVVRMVGEEYELIAGERRWRATQIAGLETVPAVVREATDAEVLEMALVENLQREDLNPIEEAQGYGLLIDAFQLTQEEAATRVGKSRAAVANALRLLKLDEDVQTHVRQGRLATGHAKVILGLDDAAQQQLAADRVIRDTLSVRDTETLVSNLQNGQSGGAPKTKTTGGTKADVHISDLENRLKQALGTQVSLRHRNGKGALTIKYFSDDDLERILGLLGVETK; this is encoded by the coding sequence ATGGCGAAGACCGGATTAGGCCGAGGATTAGGCGCGTTGTTGGGAACCCAAAAGGAAACTCCCCCCAGCGTGCCTGCCGCACCCGACGCCGCCACCCCCGCCCTGGCCCCTGTGGCGGAAGGCGAGCGTGTGTTGCGGTTGCATTGGAAAAAACTGAAGCCGTGCCCGTTGCAGCCGCGCAAGGAATTTAACCGCGAAGCACTCGAAGGCCTGGCGGAATCGATTAAAGCCAACGGAATCATTCAGCCGCTCGTCGTGCGAATGGTTGGCGAAGAGTACGAGCTCATCGCGGGCGAACGCCGCTGGCGCGCCACGCAGATCGCGGGATTAGAAACCGTGCCCGCCGTGGTGCGCGAGGCGACGGATGCTGAAGTGCTCGAGATGGCGTTGGTGGAAAATTTGCAGCGCGAGGATTTGAATCCCATTGAGGAAGCGCAAGGGTACGGTCTGCTCATTGATGCGTTCCAACTCACGCAGGAAGAAGCCGCCACGCGTGTGGGCAAAAGCCGCGCCGCCGTGGCCAACGCGCTGCGATTGCTCAAGCTTGATGAAGACGTGCAAACCCACGTGCGCCAAGGCCGCTTGGCCACGGGACACGCGAAAGTGATTCTCGGGCTGGACGATGCCGCGCAACAACAGCTCGCTGCCGACCGCGTCATCCGCGACACCCTCAGCGTGCGCGACACAGAGACTTTGGTGAGCAATTTACAAAACGGCCAAAGTGGTGGGGCACCCAAAACAAAAACAACCGGCGGCACGAAGGCCGATGTGCACATTTCGGATTTGGAAAATCGCCTCAAACAAGCACTCGGCACACAGGTCAGTTTACGGCATCGCAATGGCAAAGGCGCGCTCACCATCAAATATTTTTCAGACGACGACCTCGAGCGCATCCTCGGCTTGTTGGGGGTGGAGACGAAGTAA
- a CDS encoding DUF309 domain-containing protein → MTHKSGWIADRVAHLAENKQGHDARYLGYFECFNAGEFYEAHDVLEDLWLETRGTPDADFYKALIQLAGGFVHLTMHENPKWPAAGHRLRPAHRLLGKARGYLENYPADHHGLDVTAALALIDQWRTQLEENDFQKNPLHQHDAPTLAKPR, encoded by the coding sequence GTGACGCATAAGAGTGGATGGATCGCCGACCGCGTGGCGCATTTGGCCGAAAACAAACAAGGCCATGATGCGCGTTACCTTGGCTACTTCGAGTGCTTCAATGCCGGTGAATTTTACGAAGCCCACGATGTGCTTGAGGATTTGTGGCTCGAAACACGCGGTACCCCCGATGCCGATTTTTATAAAGCGCTCATTCAACTCGCCGGCGGATTTGTGCACCTCACGATGCACGAAAACCCCAAGTGGCCCGCCGCCGGCCATCGCCTCCGCCCCGCCCATCGCCTGCTCGGCAAGGCGCGGGGCTATTTGGAAAACTATCCCGCAGATCATCACGGCCTCGATGTGACGGCCGCCCTCGCCCTCATCGACCAATGGCGCACGCAGTTGGAGGAGAATGATTTCCAGAAGAATCCTTTGCATCAACACGATGCACCCACCCTTGCCAAGCCTCGATAG
- the bioB gene encoding biotin synthase BioB, translating to MSEQQVDERIAALGRYVLDGGTIEKDDALFLFELENSADIHTLLSWGNRIREHFKGNKIHLCSIVNAKAGACSENCSFCSQSAAYQTGSPRYGFVDPEPVAEAGEEANRNGVTAVGLVAAWRGLKEGPMLDEVCDRIREMKDQGQTRPDASLGLIESQEVANRLKDAGLECYGHNLESSERFFPEHCTTHTFEDRLRTIGFLKKAGIKICSGGIIGMGETRADRCDLAMSLREIDASVVPVNILNPIEGTPLAEQESLPPLEILKTVACFRFILPRKEIMIAGGRTVNLRDLQCMVFQAGASALMVGNYLTTLNQPVEKDLQMLRDLGLDPDWTEFDPNDTGDCGCDEKESCAPTEASETVTA from the coding sequence ATGAGCGAGCAACAGGTTGACGAGCGGATTGCGGCATTGGGCCGATACGTACTGGACGGCGGCACGATTGAAAAGGATGACGCCCTTTTTCTATTCGAGCTCGAAAACTCCGCGGATATCCACACGCTGCTGTCGTGGGGCAATCGCATTCGCGAGCATTTTAAGGGCAACAAGATTCATCTTTGCTCCATCGTCAACGCCAAGGCGGGGGCGTGTTCGGAGAATTGTTCGTTCTGTTCGCAATCTGCCGCGTACCAAACCGGATCACCTCGGTACGGGTTTGTGGATCCCGAGCCGGTTGCTGAGGCGGGCGAGGAGGCCAATCGTAATGGCGTGACGGCAGTCGGCCTGGTGGCGGCCTGGCGCGGATTGAAAGAAGGCCCGATGCTCGATGAGGTGTGCGATCGGATTCGCGAAATGAAGGATCAGGGGCAGACTCGGCCGGATGCGTCACTGGGTTTGATTGAGTCGCAGGAGGTGGCCAATCGGCTGAAGGATGCTGGTCTTGAATGCTATGGCCATAATCTCGAAAGTTCGGAACGTTTTTTTCCGGAACACTGCACGACACACACGTTTGAAGATCGCCTGCGCACGATTGGGTTTCTGAAAAAGGCGGGCATCAAGATTTGCAGCGGCGGCATTATCGGCATGGGCGAGACGCGCGCGGATCGATGTGATCTCGCCATGAGCTTGCGGGAGATCGATGCCAGTGTGGTGCCGGTGAATATTCTGAATCCCATCGAAGGCACGCCGCTGGCGGAACAGGAATCGCTGCCGCCATTGGAGATTCTCAAGACCGTTGCCTGTTTCCGATTCATTTTACCGCGCAAGGAAATCATGATTGCCGGTGGGCGCACGGTGAATTTGCGCGACCTGCAATGCATGGTGTTTCAGGCCGGCGCCAGCGCGTTGATGGTGGGTAACTATCTCACCACGCTAAATCAGCCGGTGGAAAAGGATCTGCAAATGCTGCGCGATCTCGGGCTCGACCCGGATTGGACGGAGTTTGATCCGAATGACACGGGCGATTGCGGTTGTGACGAGAAGGAATCCTGCGCCCCCACTGAGGCTTCCGAGACGGTAACGGCCTAG